From the genome of Ziziphus jujuba cultivar Dongzao chromosome 6, ASM3175591v1, one region includes:
- the LOC107430087 gene encoding protein CANDIDATE G-PROTEIN COUPLED RECEPTOR 7: MMAFSSRFSFLFICLSLAVSLCFAEVRVTEIRDDDRAIIPFDEFGFTHTGRLELNVSGISFSSQIPNPQLSKIGFLLCTRETWLHVFQQLEDGEIQCALDSDLVKKVYTFADLKNGNEKSFGTVFSETDADQFILLFSNCIPKLKVSMDVRSAMYNLDGKSQRRDYLSAGKTVLPRVYFLFSLVYFAFAGLWIHVLHKKRLTVFGIHFFMLAVVILKALNLLCEAEDKSYIKRTGTAHGWDVLFYIFNFLKGITLFTLIVLIGTGWSFLKPYLQDKEKKVLMIVIPLQVVANIAQVVIDETGPFGQDWVTWKQVFLLVDVVCCCAVLFPIVWSIKNLREAARTDGKAAVNLMKLTLFRQYYIVVICYIYFTRVVVYALETITSYRYLWTSVVASELATLAFYVFTGLKFKPEAHNPYFVIDDEEEEAAAEALKLEDEFEL, translated from the coding sequence ATGATGGCCTTCTCTTCCCGCTTCTCTTTCCTCTTCATTTGCCTCTCTCTCGCCGTCTCTCTGTGCTTCGCCGAGGTCCGGGTCACCGAGATCCGAGACGATGACCGGGCCATAATTCCCTTCGATGAGTTCGGATTCACCCACACGGGTCGCCTGGAGCTCAACGTGTCAGGGATCTCCTTCTCCAGCCAGATTCCCAATCCCCAACTCTCGAAGATCGGATTCCTCCTCTGCACCCGCGAAACGTGGCTCCACGTCTTCCAGCAGCTGGAGGATGGAGAGATCCAGTGCGCCCTCGATTCCGACCTGGTCAAGAAGGTATACACCTTCGCTGACCTCAAAAACGGCAACGAGAAGAGCTTCGGCACCGTCTTCTCCGAGACCGACGCCGATCAGTTCATCCTCCTCTTCTCCAACTGTATCCCAAAGCTCAAGGTCTCCATGGACGTTCGATCCGCCATGTACAACCTCGACGGCAAGAGCCAGCGTCGCGACTATCTCTCCGCTGGAAAAACCGTTCTGCCTAGGGTTTACTTCCTCTTCTCCCTGGTCTATTTCGCTTTCGCAGGCCTTTGGATCCACGTCCTCCACAAGAAACGACTCACCGTTTTCGGCATCCATTTCTTCATGCTTGCCGTCGTCATCCTTAAAGCTTTGAACTTGCTCTGCGAGGCGGAGGACAAGTCGTACATCAAGCGCACTGGTACGGCGCATGGCTGGGACGTCCTGTTCTACATATTCAACTTCTTGAAAGGAATTACTCTCTTCACGTTGATCGTTCTCATCGGAACCGGGTGGTCCTTCTTGAAGCCCTACTTGCAGGACAAGGAGAAGAAGGTCCTGATGATTGTTATTCCCCTCCAGGTCGTCGCCAATATCGCTCAGGTCGTGATCGATGAGACCGGCCCATTTGGCCAGGACTGGGTAACTTGGAAACAGGTGTTCTTGCTGGTGGATGTGGTCTGCTGCTGCGCCGTGTTGTTCCCCATTGTCTGGTCCATCAAGAACCTTCGCGAGGCGGCCAGGACAGATGGCAAGGCCGCTGTGAACTTGATGAAGTTGACGCTTTTCCGGCAGTATTACATTGTGGTCATCTGCTACATTTACTTCACCCGCGTTGTGGTCTATGCCTTGGAGACTATAACCTCCTACCGCTATCTTTGGACCAGTGTGGTGGCTTCGGAACTGGCCACTCTTGCTTTCTATGTCTTTACCGGTTTGAAGTTCAAGCCTGAGGCTCACAATCCTTACTTTGTGATTGATGATGAGGAGGAAGAGGCTGCTGCTGAAGCGCTCAAGCTGGAGGACGAGTTCGAATTGTGA